Within the Desulfonatronum thiosulfatophilum genome, the region TGTGGATCATCGTGACGATAATGCCCCGGTAGTCGTCGCGCAACAGCTTGTTCAGCCGCGTGATACTGCCGGCATGTTCCAGATTGCCCAGCCCCAGCGCGGCCAGATTCTTGAGCATCTGGTCTTCCAGCTCGTTGCGGTCGATCATCAGCAGCACCGTCGGCTTGTCCGCCTCGGGTGCGCGAAAGAGCCGCTCCGCCGCCTTGATCATGGTGAAGGTCTTGCCGCTGCCCTGGGTGTGCCAGACCAGCCCGCGGGAGCGCCTTGAATCGAGTGCCCGGCTGACGGTCGCCTCCACCGCGCCGGTCTGGTGCTGGCGCAAGATGTATTTGTTCAGCTCCTCGTCCTTCTCGGCAAAGACGATGTAGTCCTTCAGGAAGGCGAGCACTTGCCCAATGGCGCAGAAGCTCATCACCTTGGACTCCAGCTTGCCGACCTCCTCATCCTTCCAGTTGAAGATGTTTCGGCGCACCGTGTTCCAGGTGACCCCGTAGGAAAAGCCGATGGCGTCGGTGGCGGTAAAGAGCTGTTGGGATACGAACAGCTCGGGCGTCTCGCGGTGATACCGGCGGATCTGGTCCACTCCCAGGGCAATCGCCTCATCCTTGCCGGCGTTCTTGCACTCGATCACCAGCACCGGGATGCCGTTGATCAGAAAGACCACATCCTCCCGCGTGCCGTAGTGGCCGTTGTGAAAGGCCCACTCCTCGGTGACTTCGTAAACATTCCGGCGAGCCTTCGGTTGCCTCTCCGGATCATCATAATCGATCAGGATCAGATCACGCTCGCGCCTCTCCTCATGATCAAAAAACTTGCCTCGGTTGCGCAGATGCTCGACGAATTCCCGATTGCCGAAGATGTTGGCGTGAAGGTGGCGAAACTGCCCGAGCAACGCGCCCGCGGCCTCGGCATAGCGCGGGTTGAACTCCCGCACCTTGGCGTCGAGCAGGTCGTCGAAGAAGAGCGAGCGGTTCTTGGCGCGATCGGCTGTCGGCACGACAGGATCAAACCCACGCCGCCGCTCGGCCTCCTCGCGGGACACGAATGTCCAGCCGATGGCCTCGGCGTAGGCGAGGATGCGGGCTTGGACGGTTTTATGTTCGCCGGGTTTGGGCATTTTATTGGTCACTCATCCAGTTTTGTATCCAGCTGCTTCACCATCCGGTCGAAGTCGCTTTCAAACAGCCGATCCTGCACGATGCGGTACTTCTCAAATTCGCTCTCGGCGTGGGCCTTGGCGATCTCCGCCGTCACCTTTCCCGCGTCCTGCAAAATCTTACGGTCGGTCGCCGCAATGAAGCGGTTCAATCGGGTTTCCCAATCCTGCATGGTCATGGGGATCTTGCGCAGCGCCATATCCTCCGCAACATCCAGATAGGCCGAAACCAGCCGTACCAGTTGCGCCATTTCATGTTCGGTCAGGTAGTTCTTGGCCACGACGACGTCGAATTTCTGGATTTTACCTCGCGGTGCATCCTTCCAGGTGGTCAGGCCCATGTGCTCTTTTTCGGCATCGGCACGAGTATGGATGACCTCCGCCGCCGTCTGCCCATGAATCGCCCAGTGCAGCTTGTTCTGTACAGTGGAAAAAAATCGCTTGGTGGCCTGGGCCGTCACGTCATAGTCAATGGAGGTCGCGTAGATGTCGGTGATTTTCTGGTAGAACTTGCGTTCGGAGAGGCGAATCTCGCGAATGCGCTCTAACTGCTCTTCAAAATATTGATTATTGAGGACGGAGCCGCCACTTTTCAGGCGTTCGTCATCCATCGTGTAGCCCTTGATGGTGAACTCCTCGATAATGGTGGTCGCCCATTTGCGGAACTGCACGGCACGTTCGGAGTTGACCTTGTAGCCGACGGCGATGATGGCGGCGAGGTTGTAGTGCTTGGTGTTGTAACTTTTGCCATCGGCGGCAGTTATCCGAAAATTTCGGATAACTGAATCTTCCTGTAACTCACTGTCGCGGAAAATCTTTTTCAGGTGATAGTTGGTGGTTCGCACATCCACATCATAGAGCGTGGCCATCATCTTCTGTGTCAGCCAGATGGTTTCACCGGCGTAAACCACCTCCACACCGCCCGTGCCGCTAGCCGCGACAAAGGTCAAATATTCCGCCGCCGAGGAACGGACGAGGGGTTTCTCAATCTTTCCGGAGACCTTCGGATACTTGCTCTTACTCATCCTTGGACACCTCCTTCCGGCACGTAAAGGCTTGAAATCAGACATCAGCCCGACCCCTCAGAGTTCTGATTTTCCAATTTCGGGATCCAGCAGAT harbors:
- a CDS encoding virulence RhuM family protein produces the protein MSKSKYPKVSGKIEKPLVRSSAAEYLTFVAASGTGGVEVVYAGETIWLTQKMMATLYDVDVRTTNYHLKKIFRDSELQEDSVIRNFRITAADGKSYNTKHYNLAAIIAVGYKVNSERAVQFRKWATTIIEEFTIKGYTMDDERLKSGGSVLNNQYFEEQLERIREIRLSERKFYQKITDIYATSIDYDVTAQATKRFFSTVQNKLHWAIHGQTAAEVIHTRADAEKEHMGLTTWKDAPRGKIQKFDVVVAKNYLTEHEMAQLVRLVSAYLDVAEDMALRKIPMTMQDWETRLNRFIAATDRKILQDAGKVTAEIAKAHAESEFEKYRIVQDRLFESDFDRMVKQLDTKLDE